GGTCATCGGGGTGGTTCTGTTCGGTGTCGTCCTGCGGGTTGTGTTGGGGCGGCTGCCAGGAACGGCATGATGATGCGAAGCAATTGTTCGACTCGCGGTATGGCCATGATGCGGGTCAGAGCTGCGGTACCGACGACGCACGCGTCGCTTCCCGCTGATGAACTGTTCATGAGCGGAAACGGACGCCCAGGGCGTGGACGCTGTCGGTAGGTTGGTTGACGCAGTTCAGTGGCAGATGAGAGTGAGATGACCGTGGCGATGGCGCGGAACCCTACACCCCCGTGGTGGCTCAAGCCCATCAACAAAGTGATGATCCTGCTCGGTCGTCTGGGGGTGGGCGGCGACAATGGCCCGCTGATCTTGACGACCGTCGGCCGGAAATCGGGCAAACAGCGTCGGACTCCCGTGACGCCGATGACAGTCGACGGCCACCGGTACATCGTCGGCGGTTTTCCCGGCGCGGATTGGGTGCGAAATGCTCAGGCGCAGCCCGATGCGACCGTGGGTCTCGGGAAGCGATCGACGCCCGTCCGGTTGGTCGAGATGTCGGTGGAGCTGTCGCGACCTCTGCTGCGACAGTTCCCGACGTTGGTACCCACCGGAGTCGAGTTCATGCGGAGCTCCGGCCTGGTCACGGAAGGACGCCCTGACGAGTTCGAAGCCCTCGCCGGTCGATGCGCGGTGTCCGGATCGACGCTCGATAGGAAGGTCTCGGCCGCGATGGAAGTCGGTGGTCGGGGCTACCCGAGCCAGGGCGACGGGGTGCCGCGGTCTCCGTGTGCGCCATGCGGTGCGGCGTCGGAGATTAGACGGAGATCGACGTCTGTCAGCTTCAGGTCGGCTGCAGCGATGTTCTCGGCGACGCGGTCGGGATTCCGGGAGCCGGGGATCGGGACGATGAAGTCGCCCTGCGCGAGGACCCACGACAGGGCCAACTGGGGGAGACTCACGCCCCGAGATTCTCCGATCGCAGTCAGACGCTCGACGATCCCGAGGTTGCTCGAGTAGTTCGCCTTGTTCCACCACTCCATGAAGGTCCGGAAGTCGCCACGTTCGTAGCCTGCGGCCGGACGAGGTGCTCCGGTCAGGAAACCGCGTGCGAGGGGTGCATAGGCGATGAAGCCGATCCCGAGTTCGTCGAGCAGCGGAAAGAGCGGCAGCGCGTCTTGGGCGAAGATCGAGAACTCGGTCTGAAGAACTGAGATCGGATGAACGGCATGTGCTGCCCGGAGCGCGTCGGGTGTCGCTTCCGACAGCCCGAGGTACCGGACCTTGCCGGCGTCGACCAACTCGCCCATCACACCGACGACGTCCTCGATCGGGACAGCCGGATCGAGGCGATGCTGGTACAGGACGTCGATGTAGTCGACGTCCAAGTTGAGAAGGCTCGCATCCACGACGCGACGGATGTGGTCCGGGTGCGAGTCGACGCCGAACTGTTTTGTCATGCCGAACTTGGTGGCGACCGTGACGTTCTCACGGAACGGCTTGATCGCGCGGCCGACCAGCCGTTCGCCCGCTCCCCATCCATACATCTCGGCGGTGTCGAAGTGGGTGACGCCGAGGTCGTGCGCCCGGCGGATCGCGGCGACGGCTTCGTCGACGTCCGTGGTGCCGTAGCCGACGGCGACCCCCATCGAGCCGTATCCGATCTCCGACATTCGAAGGCCTTGGTTGCCTATCTCACGTGACTGCATCTGCTCTCCAGTTCGAACCGAACGGTTTGGTTTGACGGTAGGCCCGGGTTGGGCGAGAGTCAAACCGAACAGTTTGGTTGGTACTGTGACGCCATGCCGTCCGACAGTCGATCCGAGTCCACTCGCGACCGCATCATCGGTGCGGCGACCGTCGAATTCGCAGATCACGGGATCGGCGCGGCCCGGATCGATCGGATCGCGAAGGCGGCAAAGACGAGTAAGGAACGCGTGTACGCGTACTTCCGGAGCAAGGAAGAGCTGTATCGCTTCGTCTCGGCACGGGAGTTGGATGCTGTCGCCGAAGCGACCCGGCTCGATCCGGCCGACCTGCCGGCGTACGCCGGGCGTCTGCACGACTACTTCGTCGAACACCCGCACAGTCGACGTCTCATGCGGTGGGGAGAGCTGGAGTTATCGAGCACTGACGACACCGCACGGGAAACGGCGCGCAGAAAGACCGTTGTGCTGCGTGAGGCGCAGCACAACGGTCTGATCGATCCCACCTGGGATCCGTTGGACGTGCTCGTCTTCGTCAACCGTCTCGCGTCGGCGTGGGTTGACCAGCCGGGATTGCCGAGCATCGACACCGACGCGGGCGCTGCGTTCTCAGCGGCGCGGCGTCAAGCGATCGTCGACGCTGTCGAGAGGCTGTTCCCGGTCGGTGGACCTCCTGCTCAGACCACCGATTCCGACGCCTCGTCAGCGTCGAGTTGAGTCGAGAGGTACCGCTCGCGGGAGTCGTCGAGCTCGTCCATCCACGCGGTGTGGTGAACAGTCGCCATGGTTCCAGTCATCACCGAGGGGTACGCCTTGTCCCGGTAGGTGAGGATGTCGACCTTCTTGTCGGCCTTCCATGCGAGGAAGGTGTCGACGACTTCGTCGAGGTCGAACATCGGGTAGTCCGTCTGCTCGATGAGGTCGCGGATGTAGTCGGCCTGGAAGCGAACCGCGGCTTCGTCGGTCGCGACTGCCGCGTAGGTGGCCTTCCACTCGTTCATGTGAACTTGACGCTCCTCGGCGTCGGGGAGAGCGAAGCGTCCGAGGATCAGGTCGCGGACGAACCATGCCTGCGCGTCGAACATGTTGAACGTGAACCACTGATCTTGTGCGCCGAGGTAGTGCAGGCGCGGGTTCTTCTGCCATGTGACGCCGCGGTACAGGCCGTCGGGATAGAGATTGTTCGGGGAGTCGATGCGCGACTCGTGCGGCAGGAACGGGTAGTGGTGCAGGTATCCGGTGCACAGCACCACGGCGTCGAACTCGCGTGACGTCCCGTCAATGAAGTG
This genomic window from Gordonia sp. PDNC005 contains:
- a CDS encoding TetR family transcriptional regulator, whose amino-acid sequence is MPSDSRSESTRDRIIGAATVEFADHGIGAARIDRIAKAAKTSKERVYAYFRSKEELYRFVSARELDAVAEATRLDPADLPAYAGRLHDYFVEHPHSRRLMRWGELELSSTDDTARETARRKTVVLREAQHNGLIDPTWDPLDVLVFVNRLASAWVDQPGLPSIDTDAGAAFSAARRQAIVDAVERLFPVGGPPAQTTDSDASSASS
- a CDS encoding aldo/keto reductase; the protein is MSEIGYGSMGVAVGYGTTDVDEAVAAIRRAHDLGVTHFDTAEMYGWGAGERLVGRAIKPFRENVTVATKFGMTKQFGVDSHPDHIRRVVDASLLNLDVDYIDVLYQHRLDPAVPIEDVVGVMGELVDAGKVRYLGLSEATPDALRAAHAVHPISVLQTEFSIFAQDALPLFPLLDELGIGFIAYAPLARGFLTGAPRPAAGYERGDFRTFMEWWNKANYSSNLGIVERLTAIGESRGVSLPQLALSWVLAQGDFIVPIPGSRNPDRVAENIAAADLKLTDVDLRLISDAAPHGAHGDRGTPSPWLG